The following nucleotide sequence is from Drosophila kikkawai strain 14028-0561.14 chromosome 2L, DkikHiC1v2, whole genome shotgun sequence.
TTGGTCTCCTTGGATTACGGCATTCGTGTGGTGGATGCCTCAGTCTCCGGCCTGGGCGGATGCCCCTACGCCAGGGGAGCCTCGGGAAATGCTGCCACCGAGGACGTAGTCTACATGCTGCATGGCATGGGACTCCAAACGAGTGTTGACCTGGACAAACTCATCCAAGTAGGTCGGTACATCTGCACTGAGCTGGGCAGGCCGTCCGAGTCTAAGGTCAACCGTGCCTGGAAGGGACCTCAGTGATGTCTGCTGCATcggattaaaaatgaaatcgTTGGCATTTACTAGCACTAgctaaatacatttatttgtcGCTGCAATATTAAACCTAACACATTTCGTTTTGCCCTTTTGGCTGTCTAGAATTTCTGGGCATCTCTAATCGTATACAGGGAAACGTCACCGGAGGCGAGCGACAGATCCGCCAGGCTGTGGTTGGCGCGGCGTGGAATACGCGATAATGATAAGGATGACTTGCTATCGGCTGGTGCATTGGGCATTTTCATCTTGCCATCGTGACGGAGCACTGTCGGTTCCACGGCCGAGTTTAGATTCTTTTGAATCTGTGGTACACTAGGCATGGAGAAGGGAGTGCGCTCATCGACCACCTGCAAAgtataaaattagttttaagcTCCAAATTCAGGAAAGCTAGATGAATCAGCCcacaaaatttatagaaaGCGGACATTGACTTACGTGTTTGATCTCCGATGATATGTAAGCCTTCTTGGGCAGCACCTGGGCGGAGGAGTCAATGCCATTGATCAGGGCACTGGCACCGCTCGCTTTTGAGCTGCTAGCTGCCGTGTTGCACATGGGTTTCAGTTGACACAACCGTGATTCCTGCTCCAGCTCACTGATGGCCAAGGTACTGAATATATCGGCACTGGTTGGACGGAACAGGCTCATCAGAGGAGCAGTGCCCGATTTCTGGGTGTAGGCGCGAATCGGACTGACAATGTGGCCGAACTGAGGAAAAAACTTTTTCTTGGTCCAGTCCATGTTGAGGTCGTGTTTGGGGGCCATTTTGCCCTTGCTGGGCGAGGGTTCGACGCCTTTTGGCTTGTTACTGGGACGCAACGGCAAAGGTGGCTCCAAGAAGCGGGCTTCTGGCGATTTCTGTATTGTCTTGGGTGACACCAGGAACGTGTTCTGCTTGGGCAACAGCGGGCTCTTCGGCTTAGCGGCGAGTGGTGTTGCAACTCCATTGTTTATATACTCCATGCCCTTTTCCATCATGTACTGCATTTCCTCCATAGTATCGTTAAAATGCAAAGAGTCGTTTTCCTTGTCTTCCTTGCTGTCATCCATTTGATTCCCTTCGATGGTCCCATCCCCCTGGACATTCGTAAGGCGAGTTGAGACCTCTTGTTTAATATCTGAAACGACCTTGACCTCCtcaacatcatcatcgtcatcagaGGACAACTCAATTACGGTGTCATCTAGTATATCATCCGATTGATCGTTCGCCTCCTCTGGCAGCTCCTTGGGGGACAACGCCAGCTCCCTCAGGCTTCCGTGGAGATCGATTAGAAGCTCTTGTTCCTCCCCCTTAGACATGCCTGGTGGCTTGGCCTTGGCAATTGCAGCATGAAACAGCTCATCGACATTGAGGAGCGTTCCACTAGTGAGGGAACTATCAGTGGCTGTCTCATAACAACTCGATGCATTCGTCTTTCGAGTGCGAGCGCTCAGAAAACTGTTCAGCGATGACACTGCCGAGGACTCGAGTTCATTGTCTTCGATAATGGTAGAGGGACGAAGCAGACCCACCATTTTTACCGGCGATACTTTGGTCTTGGGTTCCAAAACGGTATCATCGATGCTGCCGGCCAGGGTGTTGTCGTTGTCCCAGAAGCGCGAGGGCGCCTCCACATCCTCCAGCTGGGTGCACTCGACACCCTTGACGGGACTCTCGTTGTCCAGCATATCATCGGTGCCAACAGCCTCGAGCATGCGACGCAGTGCATCGATTTCCATCTGATCAGTGGCGCTGCGACTGGTCGAGGCACTTCTATCCTTGGCCATGGCCAGCACCTGGCTTCTTTTCTCACTGTGCAGATACTGGAAGAGAGTGCTGTCCGGATCGGATCCAGTCTTGTCGCACATTTTCTCAAAGGCGTCGAAGCTGTCATCGATTTCCTCCGAGTAACCCATGGCTCCCTCGTACATGGTGTCTTCGGTGAGATGAATGGTTCTCTGGGTGATTCCGGCCGCGGCCGGATTCGTATCGGTCCTGATTTCCAGCGGCTTCCTTAAATCTCCGTCCATCTCCCGGCTGTACCGCTTATCCTCGATCTTGCCTTGCTTCTTGGGCGAGCTGAAAAATAGGAGCTGTTAGCTGTCTCGTACAAACCGATCCGGTTAGACTAATTTCAGTTTTTGACATGCGTTCCAAATGACTATTTGTACTTTGTAGGTGTGTGTAGTTTCTATTTGAACAATCTATGTACTTTTGTGTGGGGAGGTAATATCCAGGGAAAGGATTGAGGGTATTTACCAATCGGTCAAGAGGTACGCACGCAGTTCTTGACGCCATGCCTCGTtgttttggaattttttaagTCCAGACATGTTTGTGGCCTGGCCTGCCGATCGAGTAATTagtatgcgtgtgtgtgtgtgtggcaagtCCTTGGTGCTGAAGTCTCCAGGCAGAAATCGCGTAATTCACCTGTATTTAAAAACACCAAATCCAGTTTACTACCAACGTACCTTTGGGAAAACAATATTCGACAGCTagctcaatttttttaaagaaaaactggCGCAGATTGTAATGATAGACGCGCTTCTTTTGTCGGTAATTTTGAATACGACGGCAGTGTGACCGTTGTCCAGATCTTACGATCAATTTTTGGATATAACGGTAAAAATACTTGCATTACATTTTGGATTTTATCCAATCGGTGTATTACAAGCTCAACGATcgacaaattaaaataaattgtatagtTAATaactattaattaaaaagtaattatATCTTTAGTATATTCCACAAGTCTTCGTGAAAACGCGGTCACACTGGCGGCAATGCAACACCAAATGCCGGCGAAAAAAGATAACAAAGTGCGTTAGCACGGTGAAAGTTGTATTAACTGGAAATTTAAAGTACTCACAGCACAAAATGAACGCACTTCGACACACGATATCCCTAGTTTCACTGGGCACTTTCCAAATGGTCCGCAGGACGCGAGGCCGGTACTGGGGAGGCTTCCTCCTCGGCACCGGACTGGGCCTGGCCAGCTGCTTCTCATCGGTCACGTACGCACATGCAGCGGCGGAAGAGGGCAACACAAAGGTCAAGAGGGAGCAGCTGGACATCTCACGGTTCATGGCCGAGCCCATTACGGATTCGAAGGTCCTGCTGGAGGACAAACAGAATATGCGCCATCGCATGGAGCTGATGATCATGGAGATTCAGGCCGAGTTCTGTCGGGCCCTCGAGGCCGAGGAGAACTGTGGCCAGAAGTTCAAGGTGGACCGCTGGCAGCGGGAGGAGGGCGGTGGCGGTATCACGTGCGTACTTCAGGACGGCGACGTCTTTGAGAAGGCGGGCGTCAACATATCGGTAGTAACCGGATCCCTGCCACCGGCCGCCGTGCAGCAAATGCGGGCCAGAGGGAAAAACCTCACTGAGGGCGCCAAGCTCCCGTTCTTCGCGAGCGGTGTGAGTGCCGTGATTCACCCTCGCAATCCCCACGTACCCACCATCCACTTCAACTACCGCTACTTCGAGGTGGAGCTGGCCAATGGTGAGAAGCAGTGGTGGTTTGGCGGCGGCACCGACCTGACGCCGTACTACCTGAACGAGAAGGACGCCTCCCACTTTCACCAGACGCTAAAGTCCGCCTGCGACGAGCATGACGCCACCTACTACCCGCGCTTCAAGAAGTGGTGCGACGACTACTTCCGAATCAAGCACCGCAACGAGAGCCGTGGCATCGGCGGCATCTTCTTCGATGACATCGACACGCCCAACCAGGAGGCGGCCTTTAACTTTGTAACAGGCTGTGCCAAGGCTGTCATTCCCTCGTACGTTCCTCTGGTGCGCAAGCACAAGAACCGGGAGTACGGGACCAATGAACGCCAATGGCAGCTGCTGCGCCGCGGTAGATACGTGGAGTTTAACCTGATCTACGATCGGGGCACCAAGTTTGGCCTGTACACGCCCGGAGCTCGATACGAGAGCATTCTGATGTCGCTGCCCCTGCACGCCCGCTGGGAGTACATGCACGAGCCGAAGGCCAAGTCCGAGGAGGGCAAGCTCATGAAGGTGTTGAAGAACCCCAAAGAATGGGTCTAGGCGGGTTAAGGATTTTTACATTTACTTGTGCGGGAAACGGTGCCTTTCTTCagttaattttagaaaatttcaatatttacaCATACctattatatttgttgttttaaataaacatgACAACTGTTTATAATTGTTTCTTTTAAgagaataatttaattgttataaAGTAAAACTGTTGtttttacattaataattacaaataaataaatagtaatcCTGGAAAATTCGTGCCTATATTTTTGCtagtaattttaataaattatataactCGTAGAAAAGTCAACTTCGGGAAGCCGAAATTCCCTTAACATGGGTTTTTTTAAAcgtctatatttaaaaattggaagttataatttttccctttagatgtacatatgtatgtatgtatgtacatacatatgtacccTTCAGTTCCATTCCTCCCGGATTCCCGAAGGATTCTTCCGGGCACCGGGATAAGTTCCCGCGGAATCCCGCGGGACCGTCCATACAACGCGGCGAGGAACTTTCATACATAGGGTACTCCTGGCGAGGATCTCGAAATTCCGCCAGGAATCCGCACCAATCCCCCGGGACAGTCCCCGGGAATTTCGAACTCGAATCCTGCAGGAATCGACGAGGAATCCCGCGGGAATGGCTGGCGGGCATCGTCAAGGAAACCTGCGGGAATCGTCGAGAAATCCCGCGGGATTCGCTAGCGGAATCCGCCAGGAATCCCAGATGAAAACCTATagaaaattccttaaaaatccCCCCTTCCTAGTAAAAATCAGATGTAAtttattccttatttatttatggattgtaaatttttatttatgttcacTTTTTCTGGTAGCATTACATATTTCTGCATAAttaaacatatgtatgtacatacatatatgtatttatgtaacTGCGTGTCACGGAGCCTTCTCTGCCGGCTGCTGGGTCCTTTAAGGAACTTGTTCtatctgtaaattaaatacatacatatgtcaaATCGTAAATTGCAGTACTTTGCACAAATTTATACATACCAACTTATACTGGACAAAAAAACTTCGTAAATCCGTACTAAATCCCATTCACACCGTCTAGGTTGAAGTCGCATCCATTTTAATCGTCAAttctgcaattaaaattaataattgaatgcaaataagttccacttaccttataatatttcatttttacgcAACTAATACGCAAAACACTTCTGAATGCAACAGCAGTCAACTCAAAATGCAAAGAGAATTAGAAGACAAAACCGAAGACCGAAAATTCTCGCGTGTCAGGGTATAGCCGACAAGGCAATGCCTTGTAATTAGATTCACAAAGGGCTGATAATCAAACGTGAACATTTCGGCCAAGTCAAAAGCACATTTTCTTAAGTGCTTATATACCACATGATTTTAtacgtaaaaattaattaaatataatctttaatatttttaaatattcctacttattttaaaaaggtcaTTCTGCCGTCGGTGCAatactctttgttttttacaccaattttttttcctcccttccttccatctccatctctctctaattTACGAACTCTCGCAACCGCTGCTTCGAACAGAGatcgaaaacaataacaaatatgaGGATCGAACTTCGTGAAGCCCTCGGCAGTAGCCGAGCGTAGGTAGAATTTGTTTCGGCTATTTTGTTTCGAACTTCGCTGAACGAGGcccatgtaatttgtttttgtttttcgaacaTACCGCGAGGAATCGGACGGGCCAGGAATTCTGGAACTGAAGGGTATACAGTGagtcacaaaagtattcgttgcAAGGTTCCCGACGAataattatgttatttttttaatgattaagtATCAAATTGATAactttagtatttattttatgttgctcagatattaaacaataggaaaacaacaaaaagttgttaaaaaactAGCTTCATTGCTGTTTTTTTCTAAGAAATTCATTTGAACTACAAAATTTCAtgtcacaaaagtattcgtttttttgtttcgccattaaatatttataatttttttattgtgttatATCTTATGTGCAATcctttgctttatttaatagCTTATAATCGTCCTTGCATTGGCTTTACCCATTTTGGGCACCTCTTTCAGGATATATTCGACCATTTCTTCCACATTATATCTTTAAGTTCCTTTTTCGGCAAAAATCCGCTGTTCCTGGAATTTTAGCTTAAGATGGTGTCATAGATTTTCAGTAGGGCTAACGTCTGGGCTCTGTGAAGGAGTTTTAGTCTGGTTTCAATAGTACAACACCCACATCTTGATTTTAAAAGTCGTTTGTTCGGCGCTATTGTACTGGTGGAAATTGAACTTGTCGGGTTCTGGACACATTAGGGTGCCACTAGAGAGTAAAATAcaccttaatatatttaaatatatatcagcAATTATTATTCctgtctaaaaaaaaacatatttccaACTCCTGGGGCGGACAGACACCCTAAACTAGAACAGAAACTCTGACGTGCTTTACTGTTGCTGTATCATTTTTTAACTTGAGGGCTTTTCCGGGCTTGCGGCAAACTATCCATTCTCAATCCGATCCCTAAACATTGAAAACcttttttacttaatattaCTTGCCCTGAATACTCTCAAATTTGCTTCAAATACGCTATATCAAAGAAAATAGCTTCGGCATATTGATAGGTGAAAACaaggattttattttagggCTTCTACCATCCTCATCATGGCTTCTAGGAACTGTTCCGATAGTTTAAGTGGATACATTTGTTCCTTAGGATGTGGTCATGGCGGTGTTAATTTTTGCAGCCTATAAATGTATGcctttcctgttttttttaagaattgttCTATCTTCTCTGATTTTCAATTACTATATTCGGCCAAAACGCGGCTTATTTTCCAGGAAATTTCTTGATTTCAGTAGAAAAACCATGCTTATTATGGTAAGAGGACATTATCAAACATaccagaaatatattttaaggatcAACCCTCATTGTGTAGGTGTAAAGTAATTTTCTTCTGGAAAATGTTTTGACTCCGTACTATTCGGCATTTTGTAATTGATTACGACCCACAATGACGCTTAAATGTTGTGTTTTtccatgaattaaattttaaaatgtattcccAACCAGAATACTGAAAAAATTGCACTAACCcatgaaaaaaagaaaaaataattttaaaaaaatctcagaaacgaatacttttgtgagcataaaaatcgatttagttttatatatttgtctgTAGCTTGTTTTTGGAAAAGTTTTctctaagtttttttttgtcatatgctaaacaaaatatacatcttTGGGATAGTAATccattttttcacattttgaaGCTTTTAGCTAGTGAAAGTTGACATTTTCCTCAAGACCTCCTTTgcaacgaatacttttgtgactCACTGTATGCACATGTACTACCTGCACAGCCTTGCGTTCAGAGCAGACGGACTGGGCTAGATCGAATCGGCTTTTGATGCTTATGAAGAATCACTACGTCAGACAATGTCGGGAATTTATAATACCCTTTGCAAGAGGTATAAAAATAGTATTTATAAGACTTTAaccatttttattaatttataatacccTCTGCATatacccatttttttttttttttttttgttttttgaaaatcTTAGGTAATGGgtcgtacatacatatacatacatacaaattcGTGTGTATACCCAAAATTGCTTTGAAAAAACTGT
It contains:
- the sip2 gene encoding uncharacterized protein sip2 isoform X1 encodes the protein MSGLKKFQNNEAWRQELRAYLLTDCSPKKQGKIEDKRYSREMDGDLRKPLEIRTDTNPAAAGITQRTIHLTEDTMYEGAMGYSEEIDDSFDAFEKMCDKTGSDPDSTLFQYLHSEKRSQVLAMAKDRSASTSRSATDQMEIDALRRMLEAVGTDDMLDNESPVKGVECTQLEDVEAPSRFWDNDNTLAGSIDDTVLEPKTKVSPVKMVGLLRPSTIIEDNELESSAVSSLNSFLSARTRKTNASSCYETATDSSLTSGTLLNVDELFHAAIAKAKPPGMSKGEEQELLIDLHGSLRELALSPKELPEEANDQSDDILDDTVIELSSDDDDDVEEVKVVSDIKQEVSTRLTNVQGDGTIEGNQMDDSKEDKENDSLHFNDTMEEMQYMMEKGMEYINNGVATPLAAKPKSPLLPKQNTFLVSPKTIQKSPEARFLEPPLPLRPSNKPKGVEPSPSKGKMAPKHDLNMDWTKKKFFPQFGHIVSPIRAYTQKSGTAPLMSLFRPTSADIFSTLAISELEQESRLCQLKPMCNTAASSSKASGASALINGIDSSAQVLPKKAYISSEIKHVVDERTPFSMPSVPQIQKNLNSAVEPTVLRHDGKMKMPNAPADSKSSLSLSRIPRRANHSLADLSLASGDVSLYTIRDAQKF
- the sip2 gene encoding uncharacterized protein sip2 isoform X2, which codes for MDGDLRKPLEIRTDTNPAAAGITQRTIHLTEDTMYEGAMGYSEEIDDSFDAFEKMCDKTGSDPDSTLFQYLHSEKRSQVLAMAKDRSASTSRSATDQMEIDALRRMLEAVGTDDMLDNESPVKGVECTQLEDVEAPSRFWDNDNTLAGSIDDTVLEPKTKVSPVKMVGLLRPSTIIEDNELESSAVSSLNSFLSARTRKTNASSCYETATDSSLTSGTLLNVDELFHAAIAKAKPPGMSKGEEQELLIDLHGSLRELALSPKELPEEANDQSDDILDDTVIELSSDDDDDVEEVKVVSDIKQEVSTRLTNVQGDGTIEGNQMDDSKEDKENDSLHFNDTMEEMQYMMEKGMEYINNGVATPLAAKPKSPLLPKQNTFLVSPKTIQKSPEARFLEPPLPLRPSNKPKGVEPSPSKGKMAPKHDLNMDWTKKKFFPQFGHIVSPIRAYTQKSGTAPLMSLFRPTSADIFSTLAISELEQESRLCQLKPMCNTAASSSKASGASALINGIDSSAQVLPKKAYISSEIKHVVDERTPFSMPSVPQIQKNLNSAVEPTVLRHDGKMKMPNAPADSKSSLSLSRIPRRANHSLADLSLASGDVSLYTIRDAQKF
- the Coprox gene encoding oxygen-dependent coproporphyrinogen-III oxidase: MNALRHTISLVSLGTFQMVRRTRGRYWGGFLLGTGLGLASCFSSVTYAHAAAEEGNTKVKREQLDISRFMAEPITDSKVLLEDKQNMRHRMELMIMEIQAEFCRALEAEENCGQKFKVDRWQREEGGGGITCVLQDGDVFEKAGVNISVVTGSLPPAAVQQMRARGKNLTEGAKLPFFASGVSAVIHPRNPHVPTIHFNYRYFEVELANGEKQWWFGGGTDLTPYYLNEKDASHFHQTLKSACDEHDATYYPRFKKWCDDYFRIKHRNESRGIGGIFFDDIDTPNQEAAFNFVTGCAKAVIPSYVPLVRKHKNREYGTNERQWQLLRRGRYVEFNLIYDRGTKFGLYTPGARYESILMSLPLHARWEYMHEPKAKSEEGKLMKVLKNPKEWV